Sequence from the Desulfovibrio intestinalis genome:
AGAACCCGCCCTGTGTAAAAGTAAACTGGCCGCGCGTGCCTTTGCCTATAATGGGCTGCTGTCGGGCTGTTTGCACGTTGGGGCAGAGGCGGCAGCCCGCCAAAACAAAAGGACGCCCTTGCGGGCGTCCTTTCGCGTTGTGACTGCGGCGTCCTTACATGGTGGAACCAGAGGCGGCACGCTGCATCTTGACTTCGACTTTTTCGGTCAGGCTGGAATAGTACTCACGCAGGATGGTAAGCACTTCTTCGCGGCCGAAGTGATCCGGCACTTCCGCGCCTTCGGAAAGCATCTTGCGGAGTTTGGTGCCAGACAGGATGACGCGATCTTCTTTGCCGTGCGGGCAGGTGCGCATGCTGGCCATGCCGTCGCACTTTTTGCAGTAGAAGGTCCAGTCGATATTCAGGGGATCGCAAAGCAGGCGTTTGCCGGCGTCTTCGGACACAGGAATCTTGCGGAAGATTTCCTGAGCTTCAAACATGCCGTAGAAGTCGCCCACGCCAGCGTGGTCACGGCCAACCAGCAGGTTGTTGATGCCGTAGTTCTGGCGGAAGGTGGCGTGCAGCAAGGCTTCACGAGGACCAGCGTAACGCATGTCCAGGGGGTAGCCGGCCTGAATGACGAAGTCTTTCACGAAGTACTTGTCAACCAGGGTGTCGATGCAGCGCACGCGCACTTCAGCAGGAATGTCGCCGGGCTTCAGGGAGCCCACCAGGGAGTGGATGACCACGCCGTCGCACACTTCCACGCCGATCTTGGCAAGGTATTCGTGCGAGCGGTGCATGGGGTTGCGCAGCTGCAGGGCGGCAACCTTCTGCCAGCCGCGTTCGTCCATCTTGGCGCGCAGCTGGGCGGGGGTCATGTACACGCCGGGGAACTTTTCGGGGAATTCGCCCTGCGAAAGCACTTTGACGGGGCCAGCGATGTTGAATTCTTTCTGAGCCAGAACCATTTTCACGCCGGGATGGTCTTCGGGGGCCACTTCCCAGAACTTTTCAGAGTCGGGGCCTTCGCCTTTGAAGACCAGTTCGCATTCCATTTTCTTGTCGGCTTCAGTCATTTCATAGACTTCTTCGACCTTCATGGTGGCCATGATTTCGCCCTTACGGACCAGAGCCACTTCTTCGCCAGCCTTGATGGTCTTGGCTTCGTCAGCGGAGATGTCCAGGGTCACAGGCACGGGCCAGAAGGTGCCGTCGGTGAGAGTCATCTTCTCGCAAACGCTCTTCCAGTTGGCCTTGTTCATGAAGCCGTTCAGAGGCGAAAAGCCGCCAATGCCCATCATGATAAGGTCGCCCTTAGCGCGGGAAGAAATCTCGATCTGCTTGAGGCCTGCAGCCTTTTTCTTTTCGTCTTCCAGGGCCTTACCTTCAAGCAGGCAACAGACCAGACCCTTACCGCCGTGAGGAGCTACCAATTTGGACATCGCGAAATCCTCCGTGTTTTGGTTATGACAGCCTCCCACCGTGGCATCACGTTGACCGGAATAGGGAGGGCTTCTTTCAAAAACCATCTTGTGAATAATCTAACAAAAAGTCAACTACCTCTTGCAAATTTTCCTGACAACGTCAGCAAAAATATACGAAAAGACGTTGCATCCCGCCAAAAAACCTAAATACCATCATACGGCATGTTTTTAAAAAAGAGAAGCCCCCTCGCTGGAAAAAACGCGCAAATCTCCTTTGCAGGCGGCAAGGTAAGCACATACGTGACGTGTTGATATTCTTGCTATTTTTTTGCCTCCTTGCTGTTGTTTGATGGAGTGAAATTCAATAACATACTTAAATTGTAACATAAAATTCACATTGCAGATGGGCGCTGATAGCCTGCCCGAGAATTGAAAACAGGCGGGAGCTGGGGGTGTTGCATATTACATTTTTGACGATGGCGCTTTTTTTCGCAATCTCCCATTTGGGCGAGCAAGTTGGAAGGCCAGACCCGCGAATATCTGAGCCTTCGAAGGTCAGGCCAAGCGCAGCCTGCATTGCACAAAAGCACGGAGGGTAGGGAGAACCAACGAGTAGCCCCGAAGTGAGTCAGATTGCACGATACACAGAGGCGGGATGGTTTTGCGTGATTGGTTGGCACTGAAGCCGTTTGAAGTAAATCTGTTTGAGGCCGGGATGTTGCGGCTGTTTATATTTTGGAGAGCTGGCGGCGGTAATCGGCATTCCGGGTGGATACAATCTGGTCTACCGCTCAGGTTAGAGGGAAACAAGATGGCCAAGGCACATCACTTTGGAGCAGGGCTAGATCGCGATTGGTTTGCCGCGAGGCACAAGGTCGGTTCAAAACGGTGTGCAAGGGGCGGGGAGAGACACATGCGGTGTACAGCGTTTGACAAAAAAAGGCCGGAACCTGTGTGGTTCCGGCCAAACAAAGCAGGTCAGGCTGTTTTGGGCGGCAACAAGCTGCCTCAGGTCAAGCCCGAACCCGTGATCGAAAGGTCTAGAAGGGCACTTCGTCCATATTGGACGCTTCAGAAGGGAAGGCGGGACCGAGGTCTTCATCCATTCCACGACGGCCACCCTGGCCTCCACCCTGCGCTTGCTGGCGCGGGGCTCCACCCTGGCCGCCACGCGGGGCGTTGCCACGGGGAGCGGCAGAAGGTGCGCCATAGTCTTCGTCAAAGCTGCGGCCTCCGCCTTCGCGGGGGGCGTCGCCCTTGCGTTCCAGAAACTGCACACGCTGCGCCTTGATTTCAGTGGTGTAGCGGTCCTGTCCCTGCTGGTCCTGCCACTTGCGGGTTTGCAGGCTGCCTTCCACAAAAACCAAGCTGCCCTTGGTAAGGTAGTTGGCGCAGTTTTCTGCCTGGCGCTGAAATACAGACACACGGTGCCATTCGGTGCGGTCAACCTTGTTGCCGTCACGGTCGGTATAGGACTCGTCTGTAGCGATATTGAGGCTGGCCACGGGCGAACCGCTCTGAGTGTAACGCAACTCGGGGTCACGGCCCAGGCGGCCAATAATCATAACTTTATTCAGCATTCGAATGCTCTCCGATGATATACTGCTGTGTTCCGGATCTGTCAGGCCACAAACGCCTTTTCCAGATTATCCAGCACGTCTTCAAGTTTGTCACTTAAAATGTTGGCCTCACGGGGCTGCCAGTCTGCCAGCGCGTTTTCCAGCGCCTGTTTGATGCGGGCTGCCTCTTCAATGCCGGGCCCCATCGCCTTGCGTCTGGCCTCGGACCAGGGAAGAAACTGCAGGCCGTCACTCAGGGCGCGCACCATCTCAAGAACACCGTGCTTCTCATGCTTGATGGGAACGCTGAAGGCCAGTTCCGTCAACTTGGGCCACAGTTTTTCGAGCAGGTCTTCGTTCCAGGTCACAGCGGTGACACGTATCTGCAAGGCGTTGCCCATAATGGTTCTCCACGTTGGTTGACTGGTCGAATGGGGGCTTTTCTATTCCTTTTCCGTCCACTCCGTCTGCACACGCATGATGACGTCCTGAATGGCAGGCAGCTGGTCTTTGGGGCACACGCCCAGAAGCGGAGCCCCGGCGTCCATGTTGTCATTGATCTTGAAGTAGACAGCGTAAATGACGCCGTCAGGCCCGGAGTAGTTAAGAGGCACTTCGCGCTTCATGCGGGACATGATGAGCAGTTCCATGCCGTCGCGCACGGCTACTGACTGAGCGTCAGCCGCGCGGATTTTCTTGTCCACTTCAGGCGTGAAGTAGTACTTGGCGCGTTCAGGCGCACAGAACAGGTGCAGGGTTTTTTGCAGAATGATGCTCTGCACCTCATCCTTTGTCAGCATATGCCGCAGCACGGCAAGTGGGGTTCCGGCCTGGACAAACTGGCCTTCAAGTTCGCTGTGTATCGTGCTTACCTCACCCTTTTCAGAGGCGCAAATAGACTTGGGATTGCGCTCGCGCTCCAGCGTGGCAATAAGAGTGCCGGGCTTTTCTTTCCACTGGCCCTGGGGGCCAAATGTTTTGTCGCCCTGCTTGAGCCCCGCAAAAGTGACCTGCCCCGTATGCGGAGTACGGATAACGATTTCGCGGTAGGGAGAGGCTTTAATTTCGTCCAGCAACGAAGATATATTAATCATGCTTGGTCCGTAATATGCTTGGCGCGTGTGCCGCCGGAGCGGCACGGGCGTTTGGGTTCTTTAATGTCTGCCCCACTGGGCGCACGCTATGTTGTGTACTGACATATCTGCATAATCTGTCTGCAGCAGGCTGAAAAAGCGCCCGCTGGGCTCCCTGCTGCAAGCGGCAGGGAACCATGCCATATCCAGAGTTCGCCGCCGTCCTACCGATAGTACAAGTCCCTGCCACCGATGGTGAGCAGAGCGCGGCAGGTCTTAGGCCCGCAGGGCCTTAGAGATGGCGACAGTGACTGGTTACGCATCAGTATCACTACAGCACCGCCTACCGATAGTACAAGTTCCTGCCACCGATGGTGAGCAGAGCTTGCTTCAGGTTGGCCCGTACCTGCCTTCTGTCCCATATGCCCTGAATATGCCCGCGTGACAAGGCGCGGTAGGAGCGATGGTACTTGGGCGGGATGTCCATACCCGTGGTTTCTTTGATAACGCCGGGTCCGGCAAAGCCGATATTGGACGAGCGCACGGCGAACTGGTAGGGCGAGCAGCCGAGAAAACTGGCCACTGGTCCGGCGAAGGAGTTGGTGTCGTAGAGCACCATGTACAGCCCGCCGGATTCGATATAGCGGCGCACTGCCACCGTGCAACGCGGCATCTGTATGACGCCGTGGGTTCCTTCCTGAATACGAATGCCAGCCGTGCCGTGCACATAGGCAAGGAACGGATACCGCTTCTTGGCTGCGCGCTGGGCGGCTTCCACAAACTTGTAGCCCTCGGCAGCGCCAACGGAACCACCGCGGAAGGTGCCCATAAGCATGGCCACCACCATCTTGGTGTTGTCTATGCGGGCCTCAAAGGTCATGCAACCGCTCTTGGCCCCGGTCTTTTTTTGCGCTGCGCTGATGCGGTCGTTGAAATCGGGGAAGTCCAGAGGATTGCCCGCTTCAATTTCACTGTTGAACTCAAAAACAGAACCGGGATCAAAGACGTTTTTAACGTACCATTCCGGCTCCATAGGAAAGTGGTAGCCGCAATGGCTGCACACGCCCGCAAACTCCGCAAAAAGGTCCGGTCCCCACAGGTCAAGGCAGCCGTAAGAAGCGCTGTTGGGGCAGGTGACCGCACGGTCTGTCTTGTAACGCGGGGAGATATAGTTCCACTTGAGACGGCGCGAGTCGTCGGCCCAGGTAGAAAGGGCCATGAGTTCCTTGGCCTTGCTGTCTTGTTTGCTGGGCAGCTTGTGGGTGAGTTTGTGCCAGGGAGCCAGCAGGCGGCCCTTGAACACTTCCCATTCGTTGTCCATTTCTTCCATAAAGGTGCGGATGCGCATCTGGTGCTTACGATAGAAATCGTACTTGAAGCTCACCCAGGGTTTGGAAATCCAGTCCCAGGTTGCGCCGGCCAGCTTGGTGATGAAGGGCCTGCGGTCGCGGGCGGCCTGACGCGAAAGGCGCAGGAACTTCTGCTGGCGTTTTTCACGCAGGCAGTCCTTGGCCTTGGATGAAAGCCCCCAGCGGGTGTGCATTTCGTCCAGGTTGGCGTCGGGCTTGCGCAGGCGAGACAGGGCCAGGCCCTTGAAAATGGGCATCTTGCGGGTAGAGACCACCACTTCGTCGGTTGCGCGAATGACTTCCTGCCGCAGACTGCGGAAGAAATCAAAGTGCCAGGGGCGCGCGCCCAACGGTGGTTCCTGCACAATGCGGTCAATGTAGCCGAACTTGAAGTTGTCCTGCGCGGTGATCTTGAGATTCTGGGCGCAGTGCTCGATAAGTTCGGGCGCGGCACGTTCCCCGGATTTGAGGCGGCCTTCAATGGCGGCGGCACCTTCGGGAGAAATAACCGAATAGTAACCGTGCGAAAGCATGAGCCTCTTGTCGGCGAGGCCAATAGCCTCGGCGCCGCCCGAACCGCCTTCGGATATCACGGCAATGACGGGAACCCGCAGGCCAGCCATGCTGTAGATATTGCGGGCGATCTGCTGGGCCGCGCCGGGGTAGTCCTCAATGGGATACGAACCGGGCGTGAAGATATAGGCATGAATTGGAATGCCCTCGGTTTCGGCCACGCGCATATACTGCTGCGCCTTGGCGTTGCCCCAGGGTTTGACCGAGCCGCCGTTGCGGAATTCCGCGCCGTGGCCTTTTTCCTGCCCGATGACCATGACAGACTGGGTGTAGGTTTTTTTGCCGCGCCGTCTAGTAATGACAGCCCGGGCAATAAGCATGCTGGGGTCAAGGCTGTGCTCGTCCTGCCCGCCGACCTCGGTAAAGTTGTCGTAGACGTTTTCCAGAATATCGCGCAGGCAGACGCGCTGCGGATGGCGTACAATGCGCACCTTGTCCATGGGAGTGATGCTGCCTTCAAGGCGGCGCTCCACATAGCTGAAAAGGTCTTCTACCGTGGCCAGTTCGGCATAGGGATCTTCAACTTCCCCAGCACGAACGCGCGTCGCAAAAGAGGTGAGCTTTTCTTCCAGCAATTGTGCATTGTCTTTATGCTTGCCTGCAAAAATGTCCACCAGATAGCTAAGCCTGTCGCGCAGGCTCTGGATGCGTTTTTCTATGTTATTATCCATAACTCGCGTATGCCGCTAAACGGGTTTTTTAAGAAAGTTTGAGTAGGACGAGTGCAGGGCAGCCAAGGGCTTGTTGCCGAGCATGCGGTCTTTTACGGCCAGCATAGTGGCGGGGCCTTCAAGATTGCGCATGACAAGGCTGCTGTGCGCTACGCACAGGCCCGGCAGGATGTTCAGCTCAACGCCGGCGTCACTCATAATTTTGGCCCAAGGGTGTACCCATGTTCATTTCCTTTCGGTCAAAAGCGGAGAATCCGCCCGGTATTGGCCGCCAAAAAATTAACGTTGGATTTTAAGCCTTCGCCCGCACCATTGTGCCCTTCAAGACGCAGGTCATTCAAAAACTCAAGGCCGCGGGCCTTGGCTTCTTCCAGATCTTTGCCCCAAATAATGGCAAGCGCCAGATTCGGGTCAAATTCCGTGGGAATTTCATACGGTTCGTCAGTGGGAACATGCGTGAGCATGGTCAGCCAGGGCTGGGCCTTCCATTGGAAGCTTTCGATACGGCCCACCCAGGGGGTGAAGTTGGTGTCGGGATCTTCAGCGATAAGGCGGTACTCTATGCCAACACCGTGAAAGGTTATGTCTTTTTGATTGTAGCCAAGATTCTCGCCCAGGCCGATCCGTATCTGTTCAGCAATAATGTCCACATCTCCCTGGCCTTTGACCTTGGAAATGCGGGCAGAAACTCCGTTTTCAACCTGGATGCGGGTGTTGACTTCCATCAGGAAGGGTTCGCCCTTGCGGGTCACAATCCATTCCCAGGTGCCCACGTTGTCGTAGCCGACCTTGCGGGCCATCGTCAGGGAATAGTGAACGATATCCTTGAGAACCTTGCCCGCGTCAAAGGTGTATTCCAGTTCGTCGGGCACAAAGCCGGGGGCGACTTCAATACGTTTCTGCAAGCCAGTGGACTGGATGGAGCAGTTACGGGTGCCGAAGTGCACGGGATTCGTTCCTGTGCGGTCGGAAACTACCTGAACTTCAAGGTGGTTGAAGTCGGTAATGCGCTGCTCGATAAGCACGCCTTCGTCCTTGAACTGCCGCAGCGCGTAGCTGCGAATGCGGCGGTAAACAGAACGGAACTGGTCAGGATCGTACACTTCTTCAATGCCCATGCCGCCGCCGCCAGCCGAAGCCTTGACCAGCACAAGGGGTCTGCTGATGCCTTGCTGCGCCTGGAACTCAAAAATGCTTTTGGCAATGCGCTCGGCTTCCATCTCGTCATAGATGGGACGGTCGGAACCCGGCACAGTGGGCACGCCAAGGCTGCGCGCGAGACGTTTGGTGTTGATTTTGTCACCAAGCTCGCGAATGATTTTCCACGAGGGGCCTATGAAGATGAGTTTGCGGTCGCGTTTGGCCACGCGGCGGGCGAAGCGGTAGTCTTCAGCAAAGAAGCCGTAGCCGGGATGTACGGCTGTGCAGCCCGCCTCATCAGCCACGGACATGAGTTCGTTGGCATCGTGGTACGAAGAAACGCGAAAGAGGCTTTTTTCGCCTCCTTCTTCCCGCGCCAGGCGCACATGGCCCGAAGCGGCGTCTTCAGCCGTGAATATGGCAGTAAAGGCCACGCCAAGCTTGCGGCATGCCTTCATGATGCGCATGGCGATTTCGCCGCGGTTGGCTACCAGAATTTTATGCTTTTGCAGTGGAATGATTTCCTGAGCTTTGTCCAAGCCTGTCTCCATATGCGGCGCTTCAAAGGCGCAAATAGTTGTTGTCTGTTCGTTCCGGTGCTGTTGCGGGGGCCGCGAACAGCCGGGTTCAGGTCAAACCGCTGGTTTGTCCTTGTAGGACAGGGCCGGGCGGGATATACAGAGTGTGTATCAAATAAGTGTACGCACTTTTCGTGTGAAAATCCACACGCACTGTTGCAGTGCAGGTGAAAAAAATCGCGCACCCGCCGTGGCTATTGCATTGCGGCCGTTTGCACGACCAAAACAGGAGGGATAATATGCAAAATCCGCAGGAAGTCCAGTCCGTGGCAGCGGCCCTGCGCAAGGCTCTGGCGGCATCTGCCTGCACATTTTCGCAACCTGCGGGAATGCGCAAAATATCCTGTAGTGCCACTGGCGCGGTAGAAAATAACGCCTCGCCCATTGGTCTTATATTGGGCACCGGCCTTTCGGGGCTGGCTGACAGGCTTGCGGAGCGGGTGGCCATACCTTACTCAGATCTGCCCGGTTTCCCCGAGTCCAGTGTGGATTCGCATGTGGGCGCATTTGTTTGTGGGCGTTTTCCCACCTCATGTGGTGAAGACGATGCACAAGGGCGGCCCGTGCTTATCCAGCAGGGGCGATGTCATCTGTACGAGGGGCGCACCCCGGCTGAGGTGTGCATGGGTGTGCGCGTTATGGCGGCGATGGGTGTAAAAACGCTTATCATCACCAACGCGGCCGGAGCTCTCAACCCCACCTTTGACGCCGGGTCCGTCATGTGCATGACAGACTTTATCAACCACACGGGGCATTCGCCCTTGATTGGCTGTAACTGCGACCCGTGGGGACAGCGTTTTCCCGACATGAGCATGCCCTTTGATGCGGATCTGCGGTCTTTGGCGATGGAAACCGCCGCTAAAATGGGCCTGCGGCTTGAGCGCGGCGTGTATATTGGTGTGCGCGGGCCGGAAATGGAAACCCCGGCAGAGACGCGCATGTACCGGCAGTGGGGTGCAGACGCCGTGGGCATGAGCACGGTGCTTGAAGTTATTGCCGCACGTCATTTGGGCATGCGTGTGCTTGGTCTTTCCTGTTTGTCAAATAAAAATTTACCAGACTGTATGACCCCGGCTCCCTTGGAAGAAATCATTCTTGTTGCTGCTCAGGCGGGCAAAAATCTGGGTCGGCTCATACGGGCAATGGTGACAAAACTTTGAAAAATGCGTACAAGCGCTGCCCGGACACTATTTTTTTCTACCAAAAGGCAATCGCCCCATGCAGCACAATGACTCACTTCGCAATGTCGCCATTATAGCACACGTTGACCACGGCAAGACCACTCTTGTGGACGCTCTCTTCAAACAGGGCGGCGTTCTTCGCGCTGGTCAGCAACTTGATGACCGCGTCATGGATAATATGGACCTGGAACGCGAACGCGGCATCACCATCGCCGCCAAGAACTGCGCGGTCTCGTGGAACGGCGTCAAGATCAACATTATTGACACGCCCGGCCATGCCGACTTTGGCGGTGAAGTGGAGCGCTCGCTCTCTATGACCACTGGCGCCATTCTGCTGGTGGACGCTTCTGAAGGGCCATTGCCCCAGACCCGCTTTGTGCTGCGCAAAACCCTTGAAGCCGGGCTGCCCGTGGTTGTGGTCATCAACAAGATCGACCGCAAGGACGCCCGCCCTCAGGAAGTGCTTAACGAAGTCTATGACCTGTTCATCGACCTCGACGCCAGCGAAGCGCAGCTGGAATTTCCGGTTCTTTACGCCATTGGCCGCCAGGGCGTGGCCATGAACAATATCGACGACGAGCAGAAAGACCTGTCGCCGCTGTTTGAAGCCATCCTGAAGCACATCAATGGCCCGCAGCATGACCCCGAGCAGCCTTTCCAGATGCTTGTGGCCGACCTTGACTACTCCGACTACCTTGGCCGTCTGGCCGTGGGCCGCATCATGCACGGCCAGGTGCAGAGCAAAGACTCTCTTGCCTGCATTGGCGAAGACGGCCAGCCCCGTCCCCTGCGCGCCACCAAGCTTCAGGTGTACGACGGTCTGCAACTGGCCGAAGTGGAAACAGCCCAGCCCGGCGATATCGTCGTGCTGGCGGGTATTGAAGACGTCACCATTGGCGACACCATCTGTACCCGCGACAATCCGCGTGCCCTGCCGCGCATCCACGTGGACGAACCCACTGTGGCCATGCGCTTTGGCATCAACACCTCGCCCCTGTCGGGCCGTGAAGGCAAGCTGGTTCAGAGCCGCGCCATCCACGACCGTCTGGTCAAGGAAACCCTGCGTAACGTGGCCGTGCGTGTTGAAGACACCGCAGACCGCGACGCTTTTCTGGTCAAGGGCCGTGGCGAATTTCAGATGGCCATTCTTATTGAAACCATGCGCCGCGAAGGCTTCGAGCTTTCTGTGGGCCGCCCCGAAGTCATCTTGCAAAAGGATGAAAACGGCAAAACCCTTGAGCCCATCGAACGTCTCTATGTGGACTGCGATGAAAACTTTATGGGCGTGGTTACTGAAAAGCTGGCCCAGCGCAAAGGCCGCATGGTCAACTGCATCAACAACGGCACGGGCCGTGTACGCCTGGAATTCAGCGTGCCCGCGCGTGGCCTTATTGGCTACCGCGACGAGTTTCTTACAGATACCAAGGGCACAGGCATCATGAACTCCTACCTTGACGGCTACGAAGAATGGCGCGGCGATTTCCCCACGCGTTATTCCGGCTCCATTGTGGCTGACAGGGCAGGCAGCGGCGTGGCTTACGCCCTGTATAACCTTGAGCCCCGTGGCGTGCTTTTTGTGGAACCGGGCGACCCTGTGTACGAAGGCATGATCGTGGGTGAACACAATCGTGACAACGACATTGAC
This genomic interval carries:
- the sat gene encoding sulfate adenylyltransferase, translated to MSKLVAPHGGKGLVCCLLEGKALEDEKKKAAGLKQIEISSRAKGDLIMMGIGGFSPLNGFMNKANWKSVCEKMTLTDGTFWPVPVTLDISADEAKTIKAGEEVALVRKGEIMATMKVEEVYEMTEADKKMECELVFKGEGPDSEKFWEVAPEDHPGVKMVLAQKEFNIAGPVKVLSQGEFPEKFPGVYMTPAQLRAKMDERGWQKVAALQLRNPMHRSHEYLAKIGVEVCDGVVIHSLVGSLKPGDIPAEVRVRCIDTLVDKYFVKDFVIQAGYPLDMRYAGPREALLHATFRQNYGINNLLVGRDHAGVGDFYGMFEAQEIFRKIPVSEDAGKRLLCDPLNIDWTFYCKKCDGMASMRTCPHGKEDRVILSGTKLRKMLSEGAEVPDHFGREEVLTILREYYSSLTEKVEVKMQRAASGSTM
- a CDS encoding biotin carboxylase N-terminal domain-containing protein; protein product: METGLDKAQEIIPLQKHKILVANRGEIAMRIMKACRKLGVAFTAIFTAEDAASGHVRLAREEGGEKSLFRVSSYHDANELMSVADEAGCTAVHPGYGFFAEDYRFARRVAKRDRKLIFIGPSWKIIRELGDKINTKRLARSLGVPTVPGSDRPIYDEMEAERIAKSIFEFQAQQGISRPLVLVKASAGGGGMGIEEVYDPDQFRSVYRRIRSYALRQFKDEGVLIEQRITDFNHLEVQVVSDRTGTNPVHFGTRNCSIQSTGLQKRIEVAPGFVPDELEYTFDAGKVLKDIVHYSLTMARKVGYDNVGTWEWIVTRKGEPFLMEVNTRIQVENGVSARISKVKGQGDVDIIAEQIRIGLGENLGYNQKDITFHGVGIEYRLIAEDPDTNFTPWVGRIESFQWKAQPWLTMLTHVPTDEPYEIPTEFDPNLALAIIWGKDLEEAKARGLEFLNDLRLEGHNGAGEGLKSNVNFLAANTGRILRF
- a CDS encoding single-stranded DNA-binding protein translates to MLNKVMIIGRLGRDPELRYTQSGSPVASLNIATDESYTDRDGNKVDRTEWHRVSVFQRQAENCANYLTKGSLVFVEGSLQTRKWQDQQGQDRYTTEIKAQRVQFLERKGDAPREGGGRSFDEDYGAPSAAPRGNAPRGGQGGAPRQQAQGGGQGGRRGMDEDLGPAFPSEASNMDEVPF
- a CDS encoding DUF1847 domain-containing protein, whose amino-acid sequence is MSDAGVELNILPGLCVAHSSLVMRNLEGPATMLAVKDRMLGNKPLAALHSSYSNFLKKPV
- a CDS encoding acetyl-CoA carboxylase carboxyl transferase subunit alpha/beta is translated as MDNNIEKRIQSLRDRLSYLVDIFAGKHKDNAQLLEEKLTSFATRVRAGEVEDPYAELATVEDLFSYVERRLEGSITPMDKVRIVRHPQRVCLRDILENVYDNFTEVGGQDEHSLDPSMLIARAVITRRRGKKTYTQSVMVIGQEKGHGAEFRNGGSVKPWGNAKAQQYMRVAETEGIPIHAYIFTPGSYPIEDYPGAAQQIARNIYSMAGLRVPVIAVISEGGSGGAEAIGLADKRLMLSHGYYSVISPEGAAAIEGRLKSGERAAPELIEHCAQNLKITAQDNFKFGYIDRIVQEPPLGARPWHFDFFRSLRQEVIRATDEVVVSTRKMPIFKGLALSRLRKPDANLDEMHTRWGLSSKAKDCLREKRQQKFLRLSRQAARDRRPFITKLAGATWDWISKPWVSFKYDFYRKHQMRIRTFMEEMDNEWEVFKGRLLAPWHKLTHKLPSKQDSKAKELMALSTWADDSRRLKWNYISPRYKTDRAVTCPNSASYGCLDLWGPDLFAEFAGVCSHCGYHFPMEPEWYVKNVFDPGSVFEFNSEIEAGNPLDFPDFNDRISAAQKKTGAKSGCMTFEARIDNTKMVVAMLMGTFRGGSVGAAEGYKFVEAAQRAAKKRYPFLAYVHGTAGIRIQEGTHGVIQMPRCTVAVRRYIESGGLYMVLYDTNSFAGPVASFLGCSPYQFAVRSSNIGFAGPGVIKETTGMDIPPKYHRSYRALSRGHIQGIWDRRQVRANLKQALLTIGGRNLYYR
- a CDS encoding biotin attachment protein, encoding MINISSLLDEIKASPYREIVIRTPHTGQVTFAGLKQGDKTFGPQGQWKEKPGTLIATLERERNPKSICASEKGEVSTIHSELEGQFVQAGTPLAVLRHMLTKDEVQSIILQKTLHLFCAPERAKYYFTPEVDKKIRAADAQSVAVRDGMELLIMSRMKREVPLNYSGPDGVIYAVYFKINDNMDAGAPLLGVCPKDQLPAIQDVIMRVQTEWTEKE
- the typA gene encoding translational GTPase TypA gives rise to the protein MQHNDSLRNVAIIAHVDHGKTTLVDALFKQGGVLRAGQQLDDRVMDNMDLERERGITIAAKNCAVSWNGVKINIIDTPGHADFGGEVERSLSMTTGAILLVDASEGPLPQTRFVLRKTLEAGLPVVVVINKIDRKDARPQEVLNEVYDLFIDLDASEAQLEFPVLYAIGRQGVAMNNIDDEQKDLSPLFEAILKHINGPQHDPEQPFQMLVADLDYSDYLGRLAVGRIMHGQVQSKDSLACIGEDGQPRPLRATKLQVYDGLQLAEVETAQPGDIVVLAGIEDVTIGDTICTRDNPRALPRIHVDEPTVAMRFGINTSPLSGREGKLVQSRAIHDRLVKETLRNVAVRVEDTADRDAFLVKGRGEFQMAILIETMRREGFELSVGRPEVILQKDENGKTLEPIERLYVDCDENFMGVVTEKLAQRKGRMVNCINNGTGRVRLEFSVPARGLIGYRDEFLTDTKGTGIMNSYLDGYEEWRGDFPTRYSGSIVADRAGSGVAYALYNLEPRGVLFVEPGDPVYEGMIVGEHNRDNDIDVNPTKEKKLTNLRASGKDENVTLTPVRKMTLEHALHFVREDEVVEVTPLSIRLRKSELSAQKRYQTAGKRKGS
- a CDS encoding purine-nucleoside phosphorylase; its protein translation is MQNPQEVQSVAAALRKALAASACTFSQPAGMRKISCSATGAVENNASPIGLILGTGLSGLADRLAERVAIPYSDLPGFPESSVDSHVGAFVCGRFPTSCGEDDAQGRPVLIQQGRCHLYEGRTPAEVCMGVRVMAAMGVKTLIITNAAGALNPTFDAGSVMCMTDFINHTGHSPLIGCNCDPWGQRFPDMSMPFDADLRSLAMETAAKMGLRLERGVYIGVRGPEMETPAETRMYRQWGADAVGMSTVLEVIAARHLGMRVLGLSCLSNKNLPDCMTPAPLEEIILVAAQAGKNLGRLIRAMVTKL